From one Alicyclobacillus acidocaldarius subsp. acidocaldarius Tc-4-1 genomic stretch:
- a CDS encoding response regulator transcription factor, whose protein sequence is MRLLVVEDEAALQRELVKLFQQRGYTVDAVDTVFAAVEHGMSGAYDCIVLDYMLPDGDGIEALTQLREAGCTTPILMLTVKNDPKDRVLGLNKGADDYLGKPFHPDELLARVGALVRRSPALTDDEVLEHGRAKLHTRSRSLEYDGRTLELTSKEFALMEALFRHKHQVMTRDQLIAKVWGPDAEVADSALDTYIYFLRRKCSNIGWKNAIVTVRGRGYALQPEGE, encoded by the coding sequence ATGCGGCTTTTGGTGGTGGAGGACGAGGCGGCGCTGCAGCGGGAGCTCGTAAAGCTTTTTCAGCAGCGCGGTTACACGGTGGACGCCGTGGATACGGTGTTTGCGGCGGTAGAACACGGCATGAGCGGCGCGTACGACTGCATCGTGCTCGATTACATGCTGCCAGACGGAGACGGGATTGAGGCGCTCACGCAATTGCGCGAGGCGGGGTGCACGACCCCCATTCTCATGCTCACGGTGAAAAATGACCCAAAGGACCGCGTGCTGGGGCTCAACAAGGGGGCCGACGATTACCTGGGCAAGCCGTTTCATCCCGACGAACTCCTGGCCCGGGTGGGGGCGCTCGTCCGGCGCTCGCCCGCGCTCACCGACGACGAGGTGCTCGAGCATGGGCGCGCGAAACTGCACACGCGGTCGCGTAGCCTCGAGTACGACGGTCGGACCCTGGAACTCACGAGCAAGGAGTTCGCCCTGATGGAGGCGCTCTTCCGCCACAAGCACCAGGTCATGACCCGCGATCAGCTGATTGCCAAAGTCTGGGGTCCGGATGCGGAAGTGGCGGACAGCGCGCTCGACACCTACATTTACTTCTTGCGAAGGAAGTGTTCCAACATCGGCTGGAAAAACGCCATCGTCACGGTGCGCGGCCGGGGCTATGCGCTGCAGCCGGAGGGCGAGTGA
- the trpS gene encoding tryptophan--tRNA ligase has product MKRVLSGIQPSGTLTIGNYLGAIRNFVKLQGEADCLFCVVDMHAITVPQDPEALRHNTRSVAALYLASGIDPAKATVFVQSHVPQHAELGWILQCFTYHGELERMTQFKDKSSRHEVVTAGLFTYPVLMAADILLYNAHLVPVGEDQKQHLELTRDIAGRFNRRFGDTFVVPEPYIPEIGGRIMSLENPEKKMSKSDESANAYISMLDDPDTIRRKIGRAVTDSEREVRFDPERKPAVSNLMTIYALCADVSLEEVERRFAGQGYGPFKKELAEVVIERLAPIQARYQDLMESSELDDVLRQGAERAREIAAATLREVQQKVGFLQV; this is encoded by the coding sequence ATGAAACGCGTGTTGTCGGGCATTCAGCCATCCGGAACCCTGACCATTGGAAACTACCTCGGGGCGATTCGCAACTTCGTGAAGCTGCAGGGCGAGGCGGATTGTCTGTTCTGCGTGGTGGACATGCACGCCATCACGGTGCCGCAGGACCCGGAGGCGCTCCGCCACAACACTCGTTCGGTGGCCGCGTTGTATCTCGCGTCGGGGATTGACCCTGCGAAGGCGACGGTGTTTGTCCAGTCGCACGTCCCGCAGCACGCCGAGCTTGGGTGGATCCTGCAGTGCTTCACCTACCACGGCGAGCTCGAGCGCATGACACAATTCAAGGACAAGTCGAGCCGCCACGAGGTGGTCACGGCGGGACTGTTCACCTATCCTGTGCTGATGGCTGCGGACATTTTGCTCTACAACGCGCATCTTGTGCCGGTTGGGGAAGATCAAAAACAGCACCTGGAACTCACCCGGGACATCGCGGGCCGCTTCAATCGCCGATTCGGGGACACGTTCGTGGTGCCGGAACCCTATATCCCGGAGATTGGCGGGCGCATCATGAGCCTCGAAAATCCGGAGAAGAAGATGAGCAAGAGCGACGAAAGCGCGAACGCCTACATCTCCATGCTGGACGATCCGGACACCATACGTCGAAAAATCGGCCGCGCGGTGACGGACTCGGAGCGGGAAGTGCGCTTCGACCCGGAGCGGAAACCTGCGGTCAGCAATCTGATGACCATTTACGCGCTGTGCGCCGACGTCTCGCTCGAGGAAGTCGAGCGCAGATTCGCAGGCCAGGGCTACGGGCCGTTCAAGAAGGAACTGGCGGAAGTCGTGATTGAGCGCTTGGCGCCCATTCAAGCTCGTTACCAGGATCTCATGGAATCGAGCGAACTCGATGACGTGCTGCGCCAAGGGGCCGAGCGGGCGCGTGAAATTGCAGCCGCTACGCTCCGGGAGGTGCAGCAGAAGGTCGGCTTCTTGCAGGTCTGA
- the pyk gene encoding pyruvate kinase, producing MRKTKIVATIGPASESLDMLTKLIEAGLDVARLNFSHGTYEEHAERIRRIREASARVGKHVGIMLDIKGPKIRTGKIQGGQVELKDGDEIVLTIDPVEYGTKERVWVSYEGLVEDVYPGAPIRIDDGLIGLEVIQVKGHDIHCRVTNGGVLKDNKGINVPGVTLRIPGVTEKDKADIRFGIEHGVDMIAASFVRKAADVLEVRRILEEHNYQADIISKIETREGLDRLDEIAQVSDGMMVARGDLGVEIPTEEVPLAQKRIISICNRYGKPVITATQMLDSMQRNPRPTRAEASDVANAIFDGTDAIMLSGETAAGRYPLESVRTMAQIAERAEAAIAHDEVAYRHRTEVTHTVSDSLAHAVRTLAADLDVISIITATTSGHTARCVSKHRPMTPVIAVTPFDHVARRLTLYWGVLPVVVPDIAGTTDELLASSVQGALSTGYVHKGDRVIIMGGIPAGTAGTTNFMKVHTV from the coding sequence ATGCGAAAGACGAAGATTGTGGCCACCATCGGGCCTGCGAGCGAATCGCTCGACATGTTGACCAAGCTGATTGAGGCCGGTTTGGATGTCGCCCGACTCAACTTCTCCCACGGTACATACGAAGAACACGCAGAGCGCATCCGGCGCATTCGCGAGGCGTCGGCCCGCGTGGGCAAGCACGTCGGCATCATGCTCGACATCAAGGGACCGAAAATTCGAACGGGCAAGATCCAAGGTGGCCAGGTGGAGCTGAAAGACGGAGACGAAATTGTCCTCACCATTGATCCGGTGGAGTACGGCACGAAGGAGCGCGTGTGGGTCTCCTACGAAGGGCTCGTGGAAGACGTGTATCCCGGCGCGCCGATTCGCATCGACGACGGGCTGATTGGACTCGAGGTCATCCAGGTCAAGGGCCACGACATTCACTGCCGCGTCACCAACGGCGGCGTGCTGAAGGACAACAAGGGCATCAACGTCCCTGGCGTGACGCTCAGGATTCCGGGTGTCACGGAGAAGGACAAGGCGGACATCCGCTTCGGCATTGAGCACGGCGTCGACATGATCGCGGCGTCGTTCGTGCGCAAGGCGGCGGACGTGCTCGAGGTGCGCCGCATTCTGGAGGAGCACAATTACCAGGCGGACATCATCTCCAAGATTGAGACGCGCGAGGGGCTGGATCGGCTCGACGAGATCGCGCAGGTATCCGACGGCATGATGGTGGCCCGCGGCGATCTCGGCGTCGAGATCCCGACGGAAGAGGTGCCGCTCGCGCAGAAGCGGATTATCTCCATCTGCAACCGGTATGGCAAGCCGGTCATCACGGCGACGCAGATGCTCGATTCGATGCAGCGCAATCCGCGGCCCACGCGCGCCGAGGCGAGCGATGTGGCGAACGCCATCTTCGACGGCACAGACGCCATCATGCTTTCGGGTGAAACCGCCGCCGGGCGGTATCCACTGGAATCCGTGCGGACCATGGCGCAGATCGCGGAGCGGGCCGAGGCCGCCATCGCGCACGACGAGGTGGCCTATCGACACCGCACGGAGGTCACGCACACCGTGTCCGACTCGCTCGCGCACGCCGTGCGCACCCTCGCGGCCGATCTCGACGTGATCTCCATCATCACGGCGACGACGTCGGGGCACACCGCCCGCTGCGTGTCCAAGCACCGGCCCATGACGCCCGTCATCGCGGTCACGCCGTTTGATCACGTCGCGCGGCGCCTGACGCTCTACTGGGGCGTCCTCCCCGTCGTCGTGCCGGACATCGCGGGTACGACGGACGAGTTGCTCGCGAGCTCTGTTCAGGGGGCGCTCTCGACCGGCTATGTGCACAAGGGCGATCGCGTCATCATCATGGGCGGCATTCCCGCGGGCACGGCGGGCACGACGAACTTCATGAAGGTGCACACGGTTTAA
- a CDS encoding acetyl-CoA carboxylase carboxyltransferase subunit alpha, with translation MANELDFERPIAELKAKIAELKAFMEKNDIDLQGEVAKLEERLKELTEATYANLTPWQRVQLARQIGRPTTLDYIRGLCDEFVELHGDRHFADDLTIVGGVGLISGQPVTIIGHQKGRDTKENIRRNFGMANPEGYRKALRLMKQAEKFGRPVVFFIDTPGAYAGMSAEERGQSVAIAENLLAMAGLRVPTLSIVTGEGGSGGALGLGITDRIYMLDYAWYCVIAPESAAAILWKDAKLGPKAAEVMRLTAKDLLDLGVIDRIIEEPMGGAQKDPEWMVRKVREVVMDGLRELLSVPIDELLEARYHKYRQMGTYVERP, from the coding sequence ATGGCGAATGAGCTGGATTTTGAGCGGCCCATCGCCGAGCTGAAGGCGAAGATCGCCGAGCTCAAGGCGTTCATGGAGAAGAACGACATTGACTTGCAGGGAGAGGTCGCCAAGCTGGAGGAGCGTTTGAAGGAACTCACGGAGGCCACGTATGCGAATCTTACGCCGTGGCAGCGCGTTCAACTCGCCCGCCAGATTGGGCGACCCACCACGCTGGATTACATCCGCGGGCTGTGCGACGAGTTCGTAGAGTTGCACGGCGACCGCCACTTTGCCGATGACCTCACCATCGTCGGCGGCGTGGGGCTCATCTCCGGCCAGCCCGTGACCATCATCGGCCATCAGAAGGGGCGGGACACGAAGGAGAACATCCGCCGCAACTTCGGCATGGCCAATCCCGAGGGCTACCGGAAGGCGCTTCGGCTGATGAAGCAGGCGGAAAAGTTCGGCCGTCCCGTGGTCTTCTTCATCGACACGCCGGGCGCTTACGCAGGGATGTCGGCCGAGGAACGCGGGCAGAGCGTGGCCATCGCCGAAAACCTTCTCGCCATGGCCGGCCTCCGCGTGCCCACCCTGTCCATCGTCACCGGCGAGGGCGGGAGCGGCGGCGCGCTCGGACTCGGGATCACCGATCGGATTTACATGCTCGACTACGCGTGGTACTGCGTCATCGCGCCGGAGTCGGCGGCCGCCATCCTGTGGAAGGACGCGAAGCTCGGGCCGAAGGCCGCCGAGGTCATGCGGCTCACGGCCAAGGACCTGCTCGATCTCGGCGTGATCGACCGCATCATCGAGGAGCCGATGGGCGGCGCGCAGAAGGATCCGGAGTGGATGGTGCGAAAGGTGCGGGAGGTCGTGATGGACGGGTTGCGCGAGCTTTTGTCTGTGCCTATTGATGAACTGCTCGAGGCGCGCTACCATAAGTATCGGCAAATGGGAACCTACGTCGAACGGCCGTGA
- the accD gene encoding acetyl-CoA carboxylase, carboxyltransferase subunit beta produces the protein MLKDLFNRRRQYVTVGTGEEAPEARPTRPAMERDVPKGLVQKCDGCGALILAKELQKHLYTCPECNYHFRIGARTRIEITVDEGTFRELDARLTSTNPLGFPQYEEKLEAAKRATGLLEGVVTGEAALDGVPIVIGAMDPGFMMGSMGSAVGERIARAMERAAESKRPLVLFTASGGARMQEGILSLMQMAKTSVALTRMVEARVLFISVITHPTTGGVSASFASLGDIIVAEPGAMFGFAGRRVVEQTMRQSLPDDFQTAEFNLKHGMIDKVVHRKQMRQTLGALVRIHTARGWAHGE, from the coding sequence GTGTTAAAAGATCTGTTCAACCGACGGCGCCAGTACGTCACGGTGGGGACGGGCGAGGAGGCGCCCGAGGCGCGGCCGACAAGACCTGCGATGGAGCGGGATGTGCCGAAGGGCCTCGTGCAAAAGTGCGACGGGTGCGGCGCCCTCATTTTGGCGAAGGAATTGCAGAAGCATCTGTACACATGCCCGGAGTGCAATTACCACTTCCGCATCGGGGCGCGCACGCGTATCGAGATCACGGTCGACGAGGGGACGTTCCGCGAGCTTGACGCCCGGCTGACGTCGACGAATCCGCTCGGCTTTCCCCAGTACGAGGAGAAGCTTGAGGCCGCGAAGCGCGCCACCGGGCTTCTCGAGGGCGTGGTGACGGGCGAGGCCGCGCTCGACGGCGTGCCCATAGTCATCGGTGCCATGGATCCGGGCTTCATGATGGGCAGCATGGGTTCCGCGGTGGGCGAGCGCATCGCGCGGGCGATGGAACGAGCGGCGGAGAGCAAGCGCCCGCTTGTTTTGTTCACCGCGTCTGGCGGCGCACGGATGCAGGAAGGCATTCTGTCTCTCATGCAGATGGCCAAGACGAGCGTGGCCCTCACGCGGATGGTTGAGGCGCGGGTGCTGTTCATCTCGGTCATCACGCACCCTACTACGGGCGGCGTGAGTGCCAGCTTCGCGAGCCTCGGCGACATCATTGTCGCAGAGCCGGGCGCCATGTTTGGGTTCGCGGGCCGGCGCGTCGTGGAACAGACCATGCGGCAGAGTCTGCCTGACGATTTTCAGACGGCAGAGTTCAACCTGAAGCACGGCATGATCGACAAGGTCGTGCATCGAAAGCAGATGCGCCAGACGCTCGGGGCGCTGGTGCGCATTCACACCGCTCGGGGGTGGGCGCATGGCGAATGA
- the dnaE gene encoding DNA polymerase III subunit alpha, which produces MSTVDFVHLHVHSAFSFRESLLRVEDIVRAAKVCEMSAVAITDTNAMYGALSFYRLARAEGLAPILGMQVSLAVDEEEVVPGRAAESLDTVVVLAMGLSGYRRLTRLATSARWKRPVPHVTLRELAEYSDGLVVLCGGPESRLFDALARGEVEAAERRLLQVANAVPAGQLFVEVQDHGLRREREGLPSLMELARRYDLPLVATQDVRYLAREDAPWHRAYAQLARADAAERFATDEFHFATKAEMEDRFANLPEALGRTAEIAEMCALDLPLHQVRMPRYATKDGRPAEEVLREAARAGATRRYGAIAPEVEERLERELDVICRMGYADYFLVVADFIRYAHQQGISTGPGRGSAAGSLVAYALRITDVDPIRHKLLFERFLNPARVSLPDIDTDFEFERRGEVIRYVMEKYGRDRVAQIGTFGTLQARAALRDAGRMTGADPALADRLAKLVPGVVHASLDGAYQESAAFRELVDGSPDARRLFEAAKRIEDLPHHTSIHAAGVIISPEPIADWIPLDLAADDTPVTAYPMEDVEALGFVKMDFLGLKTLTLIDRCLESIRKRTGASIDWRQVDEGDKATYALLTRADTNGVFQLESAGMRRVLRELRPTSLDDVIAVISLNRPGPMENIPAFCDAKHGRRPVTYPHPDLEPILADTYGVIVYQEQIMQIASRMAGFSLAEADLLRRAVSKKKREILDEERARFVDGCVRRGYSEETAREVYDLIVRFADYGFNRSHAAAYAVLAFRTAYLRAHFLPDFLAALLTLSMGSPDKIRLYEQDARRHGIQVRPPSVLRSERGYTVEKDGSLRAGLISIRHVGEAAVDHILSLRSEKPFTSLVDFLRRIEPRIVNRKALDSLFAAGALDEFFPENASRDVRRQMYEEALSRAEESRQWAALDLFVEAEAQCASEGPGNARAPSAKRLYIRYRSRGGAQVLREIQRLLAMSPGETEVALYDASTGRARLLGPRYRVEVTQDLVAALEERVGLGNVRLK; this is translated from the coding sequence GTGAGCACGGTGGACTTTGTGCACCTGCACGTCCATTCCGCGTTTTCGTTTCGCGAGAGCCTGTTGCGCGTGGAGGACATCGTCCGAGCCGCCAAAGTCTGCGAGATGTCGGCCGTGGCCATCACGGACACCAACGCCATGTACGGGGCGCTCAGCTTCTACCGGCTGGCGCGCGCGGAAGGACTTGCACCCATCCTCGGCATGCAGGTGTCCCTTGCCGTCGACGAGGAGGAGGTTGTGCCCGGGCGGGCAGCCGAATCGCTCGATACGGTCGTGGTGCTCGCCATGGGCTTATCGGGCTACCGCCGGCTCACGCGGCTTGCGACGAGCGCGCGCTGGAAGCGGCCGGTGCCGCACGTGACGCTCCGCGAACTCGCCGAGTATTCGGATGGGCTGGTGGTGCTCTGCGGCGGGCCGGAGTCGCGCCTGTTCGATGCTCTTGCGCGCGGCGAGGTGGAGGCGGCCGAGCGGCGGCTTTTGCAGGTGGCCAATGCCGTGCCCGCGGGGCAGTTGTTCGTGGAAGTGCAAGATCACGGCCTTCGGCGAGAGCGCGAGGGATTGCCTTCGCTCATGGAGCTCGCCAGGCGCTACGATCTGCCGCTTGTGGCGACGCAAGACGTCCGCTATCTCGCGCGTGAGGACGCGCCGTGGCACCGCGCGTACGCGCAGCTCGCGCGGGCGGATGCGGCCGAGCGGTTCGCGACGGACGAGTTTCACTTTGCGACGAAGGCGGAGATGGAAGACCGGTTCGCCAACTTGCCGGAGGCCCTCGGGCGGACGGCCGAGATCGCCGAGATGTGCGCGCTCGACCTGCCGCTTCATCAGGTGCGGATGCCGCGCTACGCGACGAAGGACGGGCGGCCGGCGGAGGAGGTGCTGCGCGAGGCCGCGCGCGCGGGCGCCACGAGGCGGTACGGGGCCATTGCGCCCGAGGTGGAGGAGCGGCTCGAGCGGGAGCTTGACGTCATCTGCCGCATGGGCTACGCCGATTACTTTCTCGTGGTGGCGGACTTCATCCGGTACGCGCACCAGCAGGGCATCTCCACGGGGCCGGGGCGCGGATCGGCGGCGGGCAGCCTGGTTGCCTACGCCCTTCGTATCACGGACGTGGATCCCATTCGGCACAAGCTTCTGTTCGAGCGGTTTCTGAATCCCGCGCGCGTGTCGCTGCCGGACATCGACACGGACTTCGAGTTTGAGCGGCGCGGCGAGGTCATCCGCTATGTGATGGAGAAGTACGGGCGCGATCGCGTCGCGCAGATCGGCACCTTCGGCACCCTGCAGGCCCGGGCGGCCTTGCGGGACGCGGGCCGCATGACGGGGGCGGACCCGGCGCTCGCCGACCGCCTGGCGAAGCTCGTGCCGGGCGTGGTGCACGCGTCGCTCGACGGCGCCTATCAGGAGTCCGCGGCGTTCCGGGAGCTCGTCGACGGCAGTCCGGATGCCCGGCGGCTGTTTGAGGCGGCAAAGCGGATTGAGGATCTGCCGCACCACACGTCCATCCACGCGGCCGGCGTCATCATCTCGCCGGAGCCCATCGCGGACTGGATTCCGCTCGATCTCGCCGCGGACGACACGCCGGTCACGGCGTATCCGATGGAGGACGTGGAGGCGCTCGGGTTCGTCAAGATGGATTTTCTCGGCCTCAAGACGCTGACGCTCATCGATCGCTGCCTCGAGTCGATTCGCAAGCGCACGGGCGCGTCCATCGACTGGCGGCAGGTGGACGAGGGCGACAAGGCCACGTACGCCCTGCTGACCCGCGCGGATACCAACGGCGTCTTTCAGCTCGAGTCGGCCGGCATGCGGCGGGTGTTGCGCGAGCTTCGCCCCACCAGCTTGGACGACGTGATCGCCGTCATCTCGCTCAACCGGCCGGGGCCGATGGAAAACATCCCCGCTTTTTGCGACGCGAAACACGGGCGCCGCCCCGTGACGTATCCGCACCCGGATCTCGAGCCCATTCTGGCGGATACCTACGGCGTCATCGTGTATCAGGAGCAGATCATGCAGATTGCGAGCCGGATGGCGGGATTTTCGCTGGCCGAGGCGGATCTGTTGCGGCGGGCCGTATCGAAAAAGAAGCGCGAGATCCTGGACGAGGAGCGCGCCCGCTTTGTCGACGGGTGCGTGCGGCGCGGGTACAGCGAGGAGACGGCGCGCGAGGTGTACGATCTCATCGTGCGCTTCGCGGATTACGGGTTCAATCGCTCGCACGCGGCGGCGTATGCGGTGCTCGCGTTTCGAACTGCGTATCTGCGGGCGCATTTTCTGCCGGATTTTCTGGCGGCGCTCCTCACGCTCTCGATGGGATCGCCGGACAAGATCCGGCTGTACGAGCAGGACGCGAGGCGCCACGGCATCCAGGTGAGGCCCCCTTCCGTCCTGCGGAGCGAGCGCGGATACACCGTGGAGAAGGATGGGAGCCTGCGCGCCGGGCTCATCTCCATTCGACACGTCGGGGAGGCGGCGGTCGATCACATCCTGTCTCTCAGGTCCGAGAAGCCGTTTACGTCGCTGGTCGATTTCCTGCGGCGCATCGAACCCCGCATCGTCAATCGCAAGGCGCTCGACAGCCTCTTTGCGGCGGGGGCGCTCGACGAGTTCTTCCCGGAGAACGCCTCGCGCGACGTGCGCCGCCAGATGTACGAGGAGGCGCTGTCGCGCGCGGAGGAGAGCCGCCAGTGGGCGGCGCTCGACCTGTTCGTCGAGGCGGAGGCGCAGTGCGCTTCCGAGGGGCCCGGGAACGCACGAGCCCCATCCGCCAAGCGCCTGTATATCCGGTATCGCAGTCGGGGCGGCGCGCAGGTGTTGCGGGAGATCCAGCGACTGCTCGCCATGTCTCCCGGGGAGACGGAGGTCGCGCTCTACGACGCCTCCACGGGCCGGGCGCGGCTGCTCGGCCCGCGCTATCGCGTAGAGGTGACGCAGGATTTGGTCGCTGCGCTCGAAGAGCGCGTGGGGCTTGGCAACGTTCGGCTGAAGTGA
- a CDS encoding DRTGG domain-containing protein, with translation MTTKHQQILEYIRSLPVGSQISVRKIARVLNVSEGTAYRAIKEAEAEGFVSTLDRIGTVRVEKKEKEQIERLTFAEVVRIVEGTVLGGKEGLHKTLSRFVIGAMRTESISRYLSPGCLMIVGNREQVQRMSLKSGAAVLITGGFTASPMVEKLANEYQLPLISCSYDTFTTASLINRALYDRLIKKDILYVEDVLQNQPLVSLRPDDTVRKYYHLVEESGHSRMPVVDANGRLVGIISPRDVAEAELDAPVSRYMTRNPVSVTPKTTIASAAHRMAFEGFEIMPVVKDKDVIGVITRQDVIRALQIMNRQPQVGETVEDVVVRDFNVVQTPDGSAVLRGQVTPQMTTSGGTLATGSLTTIIQEAARVCLRRARHVDMLIENMTLYVLRPVPVDTTIDARARVLNDGRRYAKVEVEIADKNDVFAKALVTAQWIER, from the coding sequence GTGACGACTAAACATCAGCAAATCCTGGAGTATATCCGATCCCTGCCGGTTGGATCCCAGATTTCCGTTCGCAAAATCGCACGCGTGTTGAACGTGTCCGAGGGGACGGCCTACCGAGCCATCAAAGAAGCTGAGGCGGAGGGCTTCGTGTCCACGCTTGACCGCATCGGCACGGTGCGCGTGGAAAAGAAGGAGAAGGAGCAAATTGAGCGCCTGACCTTCGCGGAAGTGGTGCGCATCGTGGAAGGCACGGTGCTCGGCGGGAAAGAGGGCCTGCACAAGACGCTGAGCCGGTTTGTCATTGGCGCCATGCGCACCGAGTCCATCAGCCGGTATTTGAGCCCAGGGTGTCTCATGATTGTGGGCAACCGGGAGCAGGTCCAGCGCATGTCGCTCAAGAGCGGCGCCGCGGTGCTCATCACGGGTGGGTTCACGGCCTCGCCCATGGTCGAGAAGCTCGCCAACGAGTACCAATTGCCGCTCATCTCGTGCTCCTACGACACGTTCACCACCGCTTCGCTCATCAACCGCGCGCTGTACGACCGGTTGATTAAAAAGGACATCCTCTACGTGGAAGACGTGCTGCAAAATCAGCCGCTCGTGAGCCTTCGGCCTGACGACACCGTGCGCAAGTACTATCACCTCGTCGAGGAGTCCGGCCACTCGCGCATGCCGGTGGTGGACGCGAACGGCCGGCTCGTCGGCATCATCAGCCCGCGCGACGTGGCGGAGGCGGAGCTCGATGCCCCCGTCTCCCGGTACATGACGCGCAACCCGGTGTCCGTCACGCCGAAGACGACCATCGCGTCGGCCGCGCACCGGATGGCGTTCGAAGGCTTCGAGATCATGCCCGTGGTGAAGGACAAGGACGTGATTGGCGTGATCACGCGCCAGGACGTGATCCGGGCGCTGCAGATCATGAACCGACAGCCGCAGGTGGGGGAGACCGTCGAGGACGTGGTGGTGCGGGACTTCAACGTGGTGCAGACCCCGGACGGCTCCGCCGTGTTGCGAGGCCAGGTCACGCCGCAGATGACGACCTCGGGCGGTACGCTCGCGACGGGATCGCTCACGACCATTATCCAGGAGGCGGCGCGCGTCTGCCTGCGCAGGGCGCGGCACGTCGATATGCTGATTGAGAACATGACGCTGTATGTGCTTCGGCCCGTGCCGGTCGATACCACTATCGACGCGCGGGCGCGCGTGCTGAACGACGGGCGGCGCTATGCCAAGGTGGAGGTCGAGATTGCGGACAAGAACGACGTGTTCGCGAAGGCGCTCGTCACCGCGCAGTGGATCGAGAGGTGA
- a CDS encoding YitT family protein encodes MRVYDDVRRMVGMRGASHPALDWTWRIAVILFSDLVGAVAVNNFLTPAHILAGGVTGVAQILHHYVPALGVGTMYFVFNIPLFLLGYRYLGRRFIFQTGIAILGFSALADFVRLHFSTPTDLLLMSLYGGVLTGLSSGLVIRVGGSMGGTDIVSLVVHRLTGRNIGSVSFVMNAAIVLLSMLVFGVPAGLYTLVSMYAASRVVSGLMHFQQRKTALIVTSKPSEVASAIGQRLVRGSTVMRAYGAYTQRERGVLLCAMTHLEIADLKEIVQSLDPDAFITILDTTEVIGRFRQSAP; translated from the coding sequence ATGCGCGTATACGACGACGTGCGCCGCATGGTGGGCATGCGCGGCGCCTCTCATCCCGCGCTCGATTGGACCTGGCGCATCGCGGTCATCCTCTTTTCCGACTTGGTGGGCGCCGTCGCGGTCAACAACTTCCTCACCCCCGCCCACATCCTCGCCGGCGGCGTCACGGGCGTGGCGCAGATCCTCCATCACTACGTCCCCGCCCTCGGCGTAGGCACCATGTACTTTGTGTTCAACATCCCGCTCTTCCTCCTCGGCTACCGATATCTCGGGCGCCGGTTCATCTTTCAGACCGGCATTGCCATCCTTGGCTTCTCTGCGCTCGCGGACTTTGTCCGACTCCATTTTTCCACGCCGACGGATCTGCTGCTCATGAGCCTGTACGGCGGCGTGCTCACGGGCCTTTCGTCGGGACTCGTCATCCGCGTCGGCGGCTCCATGGGCGGGACGGACATCGTGAGCCTCGTGGTGCATCGCCTGACGGGGCGCAATATCGGCTCCGTGAGCTTTGTCATGAACGCCGCCATCGTCCTCTTGTCCATGCTCGTCTTCGGCGTGCCCGCAGGATTGTACACCCTCGTCAGCATGTACGCCGCGTCTCGCGTTGTCTCGGGCCTGATGCACTTCCAGCAGCGGAAGACGGCACTCATCGTGACCTCGAAGCCAAGCGAGGTGGCAAGCGCCATCGGCCAGCGGCTCGTGCGCGGCTCGACCGTGATGCGCGCGTATGGCGCGTATACGCAGCGCGAGCGCGGCGTGCTGCTCTGCGCCATGACGCACCTCGAAATTGCGGATCTCAAGGAGATTGTCCAGTCGCTCGATCCGGACGCGTTCATCACCATCCTCGACACGACGGAGGTCATCGGGCGATTCCGGCAGAGCGCGCCGTGA